In one window of Gossypium arboreum isolate Shixiya-1 chromosome 4, ASM2569848v2, whole genome shotgun sequence DNA:
- the LOC108457840 gene encoding serine carboxypeptidase-like 27 encodes MGESRSIGFFFLLLIFSTCFGDQTSDKITELPGQPKNVGFNQYSGYVTLNQQAGRALFYWLIESPVSRKPESRPLVLWLNGGPGCSSIAYGAAEEIGPFRIRPDGKTLYLNRYAWNNLANVLFLESPAGVGFSYTNTTSDLYTTGDKRTAEDAYVFLVNWFERFPQYKHRDFYIAGESYAGHYVPQLSQLVYERNKGVQNPVINFKGFLVGNAVTDDYHDFIGTFEYWWTHGLVSDSTYRSLRVACDLGSSTHPSLECMNALRAAQIEQGNIDPYSIFTQPCKDTSTLRHNMRGHYPWMSRAYDPCTERYSKVYFNRLEVQKALHANVTALSYPWQTCSDIVGNYWTDAPLSMLPIYKELIAAGLRIWVYSGDTDAVVPVTATRYSIDALKLPTIINWYPWYDNGKVGGWSQAYKGLTLVTVTGAGHEVPLHRPRQAFILFRSFLENKLMPS; translated from the exons ATGGGTGAGTCAAGATCCATtggttttttctttcttcttctgatTTTCTCCACTTGTTTTGGGGATCAAACTTCGGATAAAATCACTGAGTTACCCGGACAGCCAAAGAATGTTGGATTCAATCAATATTCAGGATACGTGACACTGAATCAACAAGCTGGAAGGGCATTGTTTTACTGGTTGATTGAGTCACCAGTGAGTCGTAAACCCGAGTCAAGACCACTCGTTTTATGGCTCAATGGAGGACCTGGGTGCTCCTCTATTGCTTATGGAGCAGCTGAAGAAATTGGTCCTTTTAGAATTAGACCTGATGGAAAGACCCTTTACTTGAATCGTTATGCTTGGAACAACT TGGCAAATGTGCTGTTCCTGGAATCTCCAGCTGGTGTTGGGTTTTCATACACTAACACAACATCAGATTTATACACTACCGGTGACAAGAGAACTG CTGAAGATGCATATGTTTTTCTGGTTAACTGGTTTGAAAGGTTTCCACAATACAAGCATAGAGATTTCTACATTGCTGGTGAAAGTTATGCag GTCACTATGTTCCTCAATTGTCTCAACTTGTTTATGAAAGGAACAAAGGGGTTCAGAATCCTGTTATCAATTTTAAGGGATTTTTG GTTGGAAATGCTGTAACGGATGACTACCATGATTTCATTGGCACATTCGAGTACTGGTGGACTCATGGTTTGGTTTCTGATTCAACTTATCGAAGTTTACGAGTTGCATGTGACTTGGGATCCTCTACACATCCATCTCTGGAAtgcatgaatgctcttcgagcTGCTCAAATTGAGCAAGGGAACATCGATCCATATAGCATCTTCACTCAACCTTGCAAAGATACTTCAACATTACGGCATAACATGAGGGGTCATTAT CCCTGGATGTCAAGAGCTTATGATCCATGCACCGAGAGATATTCGAAAGTGTATTTTAATCGTCTGGAAGTCCAGAAGGCACTTCATGCAAATGTAACTGCTCTTTCTTATCCATGGCAAACATGCAG TGACATCGTTGGAAATTACTGGACGGATGCTCCTCTCTCTATGCTTCCTATATACAAAGAACTAATTGCTGCTGGTCTTAGGATTTGGGTATACAG TGGAGACACTGATGCAGTGGTTCCAGTGACGGCAACACGGTACTCCATTGATGCACTGAAGCTACCTACCATCATTAATTGGTATCCTTGGTACGACAATGGAAAG GTTGGTGGGTGGAGCCAAGCATACAAAGGGTTAACGTTGGTAACAGTGACTGGAGCCGGTCATGAGGTTCCCCTCCACCGTCCCCGTCAAGCTTTTATTCTTTTCCGATCATTCTTGGAGAACAAACTGATGCCAAGTTAA
- the LOC108459517 gene encoding serine carboxypeptidase-like 28 has product MTTHHYINSSSSFRLVYFLVIGSLVVCSAEGGHRKEQARDRIVKLPGQPRNVKFSQYSGYITVEAKAGRALFYWLTEAPAKSRPETKPLVLWLNGGPGCSSIAYGASEEVGPFRVREDGKSLRLNPYAWNQEANLLFLDSPAGVGFSYSNTSSDIYTAGDKRTAEDAYTFLMRWLERFPNYKHRPFYIAGESYAGHYIPELSQVIVHRNEGVKNPVLNFKGFLLGNPLLDDYYDNIGSHEYWWNHGLISESTYKELKRSCSNDTFLFPKDGCNNALSGAYEEFGNINPYNIYGPPCNAISTSNHRLAQLPLPWRFRGNDECVVMYTRRYMNNRRVQKALHAHLTPLRHPWTTCSSAIRRNWTDSPKSMLPIIKQLIGAGIRIWIFSGDTDAVLPLTATRYCINALSLPTNISWYAWIDNQAQVGGWSEVYKGLTYVTVRGAGHEVPLTQPQRALRLFRYFLMNLLLPSSLSD; this is encoded by the exons ATGACCACACATCATTACATTAATTCTTCTTCGTCCTTTCGTTTGGTTTATTTTTTGGTTATCGGAAGCCTTGTTGTTTGTTCGGCGGAGGGCGGTCACCGGAAAGAACAGGCGCGAGATAGGATCGTGAAGCTACCCGGACAGCCGCGGAATGTGAAGTTCTCGCAATACTCGGGATACATTACAGTGGAGGCTAAGGCTGGTCGAGCCCTGTTTTATTGGTTGACGGAGGCGCCGGCTAAGAGTCGACCTGAAACGAAGCCGTTGGTTTTATGGCTGAATGGTGGGCCAGGGTGTTCCTCCATCGCATATGGGGCCTCCGAGGAAGTAGGTCCCTTTCGAGTTCGAGAAGATGGCAAGTCCCTTCGTTTGAATCCCTACGCCTGGAATCAGG AGGCAAATTTGCTATTCCTAGATTCACCTGCGGGTGTGGGATTTTCTTATTCAAATACATCATCAGATATTTACACTGCGGGCGACAAGAGaacag CCGAAGATGCATACACGTTTCTTATGAGATGGTTAGAGAGGTTCCCAAATTACAAGCACAGGCCTTTCTATATAGCTGGAGAAAGCTATGCAG GTCATTATATTCCTGAGCTATCTCAAGTTATCGTCCATCGCAACGAAGGAGTCAAGAATCCCGTCCTTAATTTCAAAGGTTTTTTG TTGGGAAATCCACTTTTGGATGATTATTATGACAACATTGGATCACATGAATATTGGTGGAACCATGGTTTGATATCAGAATCAACATACAAAGAACTAAAAAGGTCATGCTCAAATGATACATTCTTATTCCCCAAGGATGGATGTAACAATGCTTTGAGTGGTGCTTATGAGGAGTTCGGCAACATCAATCCTTACAACATCTATGGCCCTCCTTGCAATGCCATTTCCACTTCTAACCATCGTTTAGCTCAACTCCCACTG CCATGGAGATTTAGAGGAAATGATGAATGTGTAGTAATGTATACCAGAAGATATATGAATAACCGACGGGTTCAAAAGGCTCTTCATGCACATCTCACTCCCCTTCGTCATCCTTGGACTACTTGCAG TTCTGCTATTAGACGAAACTGGACTGATTCTCCAAAATCAATGCTTCCTATCATCAAACAACTTATTGGAGCTGGAATTAGAATTTGGATATTCag TGGAGATACGGATGCTGTATTGCCTTTGACAGCAACCAGATATTGCATTAATGCACTCAGCCTCCCAACCAACATCAGCTGGTATGCTTGGATTGATAATCAAGCTCAg gTTGGTGGTTGGAGTGAAGTATACAAAGGGTTAACCTATGTGACAGTGAGGGGAGCAGGGCATGAAGTTCCATTGACTCAACCTCAACGTGCGTTGCGTTTGTTTAGGTATTTCTTGATGAATTTGCTCCTCCCTTCTTCACTTTCcgattaa